The sequence below is a genomic window from Lolium perenne isolate Kyuss_39 chromosome 4, Kyuss_2.0, whole genome shotgun sequence.
ctatgtactttgtcgtaatgcccaattaaatctcactatactcatcataatatgtatgtgcatggtcatgccctctttatttgtcaattgcccaactgtaatttgttcacccaacatgctgtttatcttatgggagagacacctttagtgaactgtggaccccagtccaattctctatactgaaatacaatctactgcaatactgttctactgttttctgcaaacaatcatcatccacactatacatctaatcctttgttacagcaagccggtgagattgacaacctcgctgtttcgttggggcaaagtacttggtttgtgttgtgcaggttccacgttggcgccggaatccctggtgttgcgccgcactacatctcgccgccatcaaccttcaacgtgcttcttggctcctactggttcgattaaaccttggtttcatactgagggaaaacttgccactgtacgcatcacaccttcctcttggggttcccaacggacgcgtgttgtacgcgtatcagtcgtCGGCTTCGTTGCGGTCTCCAATACCACCGATACTCTCTACTCCTCCGGTCTAGGGCCAGTGTCAGCCTCAGCAGCCTCGTGGTATGACATCACCTCCTCGTCCTCCCTGCGCCTACTATGGCAAGCCTGGCCACGATGTCTCTAGCTGCTGGAGCAGGGATTTCAGTCTACGTCAGCAGTACCATGCTCGTAAGCAGGCTGGTTCTTCAGGACATTATctgtggtcttcgtggtctgctcgctgctACAGGCTCCTCCTCGACGGGTATAGCTGGTTCTGTGCCTGGCTCTTCTAGCACCGTGCGACCACCatcttctacacagtcaggtacatcATCCCCGTGGtagctggattctggagcttcttttcatatgacttcTGTGTCTTCTATTCGTTCTGGTCTTCGCTCTCTTATTTCTCATGTCCGTATTATCACGActgatggtacctctcttcctgtttccagtcgaggcaccatctctactccctctttctctgttcctgacgtttctcatgttcctagtcttaagatgaatgttttttttctgctagtcagcttactgattctggttgtcgcgtcattcttgacgctgattcttgtgctgttcaggaccgccgtacacaggccctggttcgagctggccctcgcagccttgagtctCCGGGGctatgggagttagactggcttcgagTTCCATCCGCTGACACTTCTtctgccagttctcctgcggTTGATACTTCCGTCACtggctcttttcagcagtggcctcatcggctgggtcacctttgtggctcccgtttatcgtcattagtctgtcgtggtcttctggggtttgtctcaggagatgtgtctttaaattgtcagggttgtaggataggcaaacagattcagcttccctatcctactagtgtgtctgtatctcagcgatcttttgatttagttcattcagatgtttggggtccggctccatTTGTTTcaaaagggggccatcgatactatattttgttcattgatgatttttcacggtacacctggttattttttatgctctctcgcagtgaggtactctctatttatcagcgttttgcagccatggttcgtactcagtattccatgcctattcgtgtgtttcgtgaTGATTCTGCaggtgagtatatctcccagcacctgcgtgatgtccttgctgagcagggcaccctcgctcagttctcgtgtcccggcgcccatgctcaaaatggtgtcgccgagcgtaagcatcatcatattcttgagactacccgtgctatgatgattgcttcctctcttccgccgcatttctgggctgaggtcATCGCTACGTCGACTTACTTCATTAGcattcagccttctgctgcccttcaaggtggcattcctctcgagcgtctctttGGTAGTTCTCCAGACAACTCGACTCTTCGTTTATTTAGTTGCGTTTGATATGTTCTCCtacctcctcgcgaacgcaccaaactgaccgctcagtctgttgagtgtgtttttctcggatacagtgatgagcataaggactatcgctgttgggaccccgttggtcgttggatgcgcatctctcgtgatgtcacgttCGATGAGACGTGTCcattctatcctcgccccacctctgGTACTTACCCGGTAGATGATATATCTTTTCTTCTATTTCCTGATGCACCTCCCATTGTCCCTTCTCCTCGACCTCTTagttctgatgcgcccccttcaacctcggcgccatcctctcctccgtctagtTCCCCTAGTTCTCCTTGTTCTCCGGCTTCGGACCCTTCCTCTGCtgttccttcttcctcttcttctgatgagtcATCTTCCGCCGATGAGCTTCCCTCTTCACGtcctgttcgtcagcgtcgtgctccagaccgttactctcctagtcactatggtctctctgtcgtctCCGAGCCGACTTtctatcgggatgccgagcgtcatcctgaatggcagcttgccatggctgaggagatcgctgcgcttgagcgcactagcacctgggatcttgtttctcccccttctggtcttcatcctatcacgtgtaagtgggtctataaattaagacccgctctgatggatctcttgagcgctataaagcgcgtcttctggctcgtggctttcagcaggagcagcTCCGTGACTATGATAAGACTTTTGCCCatgtggctcatatgaccactGTGCGTACTCTTCTTGATATTACTTCTGTTCGACGCTGGTCTGTGTCCCATCTTGATGTTCATAACGCTTTTCTTAAtggtgagttgagtgaggaggtttacatgcagcctcctcctgggtattctgttcccgatcggatggtttgtcgtcttcggcgTTCTCTTTTTGGCctgaaacaggcccctcgtgcatggtttgagcgctttgcctctGTGGACTGTTGCTGGTTTCTCTcatagtcttcatgatccagcgctttttgttcacacttctcctcgtggacgcactCTTCTTTTTCTCTATATTGATGAtacgatcattactggtgatgatcctgagtatattgcctttgtcaaggcttGTCTTCGTggtcagtttcttatgactgatcttggtcctcttcgctactttcttgggattgaggtctcctccacttctgatggtttTTCTATCTCTCGGGAAAAGtatattcaggatcttcttgctcgtgttgctcttggggatgagcgcactgttgagactcctatggagcttaatgttaagcttcgttctactgatggtgatcctcttcctaatCCGACACGTTATcgacatcttgttgggagtcttgtttatcttgctgtcactcgtccttgTGTGGCGAACCATTGATTGAGAGATGGCCGAGAGTGTAGACAGCGGTGAAGTCGGCCATGAGGTACACTAACCACAGAAGGATCCTCAGCACAGCAGAGGATCCGTGTCGACGGGTCCTCGCGAAGACAAAGAGGAAAATCTGCAGTGTGAAGCTGAGTAGGACAAGGATTTGAGTTGCCCACTCATTCCAGAGCAGCAGCACCGGTCCTCCAGCCATTGAACCACCGGAAGTTGATTTACTGTAACaacaaaatgaaaagaaaaggttCTTGTTAGAAACTAAATATATGCGTTTTCGCTTAATTCCATAAAGAACACTTGATCATGCATCGAGGTGATATAAAATGCACCGGCCTATGCAACAATACGGTGCCAAGAACCTGTTAACACATTTAAGATGTATGCATTGTTATCTGCATATGCAAGGAAATCTTTGTTTTGAAGGAATTGTTCCCCTCTGATTTTCATTATTAGAACGCAAGGCTACAGTAGCTGGCACAGTAAGTAATCTGTGTCGAAAAAAGAGTTTCAGCACCAAAACTGACATTTCCATGGAACTTTAGAGTTTCTTCTGTATTAGTACTTGAACGTAGCTATGCTCCGACGAAATTGCATACGATCTACAGTAACTCCACCTGGTAACCACTAACTGTTAGAATACGTCATGGGCCTGGGCCCGTTACcttatggtttgcttaggggtcaagtaagtcttgcttgggagtcaagtagACCTCTCTCTATATagagaggagatgtatcaatctaatcaagcaagaattaagaaggaaatcccttctctcttgccaccggccgtgggcaaggcccccgggcggccttctcgcgccctcgcagccctctctctccctcccaaaccctagcagccacataacatttggtatcagctttcccgggttcgatcatgtccagccctccaccgagttcttcccacccgccgccgccgcactccGACGTCCCCGCCGTTCTCTCCCCGGCGGAGATCACCGCAGCCCTCCGCGATCTCGCCACCGCGGTCCAGGAGATCCACCTCTACTTAGCTGGCCCCTACGGGCCGCCGCCGGCCGCGCCACCAGCCGCCACCACCGGGCCACTGCTCCTGCCGGGGCAGCCGCCGCATCTGGCGGTCTCCGCCGCGGTCGCCGCCACCACCCCGCCCTGGTTGGCGTGGCCGTCCCAGCCCCTCACGGGCCCCGTCGCGGTCGTGGCCTCGCTGCAGCAGCCGACGTTGCTGCTGTCGTCACCGCCACCCGACGCTGGGCTGCTGCAGTCCCCGCTGCCGCTGTCCACCATCTCCGGGCCGGGCCCTACCTCAGCACCGGGGGTTCCTCTTCTCCAGCAGCCGGCCACCTTCTTCCCCACCGGGAcgctgcagcagcagcagctgtcGCCGCCACCAACGCTGCCGCTGCAGCTGTTGTCCTCACCGACGTTGTCCCTGCCATTCGGTGGGCAgctgcaacagcagcagcagctgctgccgccaccgacgccgtctctgcctttcggcggtgtgggagcaaccttggccccgggctctacatcgacaccgccCGGGATGCCCTTCCACCAGGTCCGTTTCCCTCCGTCGCCATCACCGCTTCCGGCTTGGATCGCTATCCGCCACGTGTCGGCGGCGGTGAGGCTGCAGGCTGCTGCGCGCGGCCTCCTAGCGCGTCGGCGTGTGCGGGAGATGTGTGATCTACAGCTGCAAACTATTAGCCCTCGGAAAACTGCAAACTGAGTTCGAGCTACACGTAGCtctttttctaataataaagttAAGAACAACATCTTAAGCTTCAAAAgttctactccctccgattcatggaTTGTATTCTACCAACATGTAAAATCCCAACTCAGAAGACGAGCTCCAAAACAGATAGGGTGTTTCTGCACCCAGTTTGCTGTCGGTAAGAATAAGTCTTTACGTGGGAGATGTAGCCACCTATTGTAGCCAGATGCATGGGAAATGGTTTGTCAGCATATCACTGGGAATGCGATTCCTTGCAGCTTGTTCATTACTAACCACCTATTGTAGCCAGATGGGTAGTGAGTGTAGCGTTTTGGAGGCAAAACTCAAAAAcatatttttaaaatttaaaaaagtTAGGAATTTTTTTCGCAAATAGAGGAACATATTCTATGTGTGCACTTAAAGTTTCATATAAAACCAACAATTTTTGTGCCCTccgtaaaaaaaacaaaaaatatcatgagaaatagactattttagcaccaaaaatgtatcttttttacacagggcACATAGCATCTCACTTTTTTGCCGAAACAATTTTGTGAGCAATATAACATGTCAAGATATATATGCACGAGACTTTTTTTTTGGTATTTTTTGACACTTTTAAATATATTCAAAATGCCTTTCAAATAAAGGGTGCAGATGCACCTGGATCGCTAGCAGTAACTAGTGCAGGTTTAGTGCTAAACGAAACGCCCCAGGATCTACCGACTCACGCCCAGAAACACTCTGTTAGCATTGcatttcctcactaaagccacgccTCTCCTGTAGGGGAGGCTTTCAGAAGCAATCCATGCTTTTAGAATGAGGCGTCTCGTAGGCAAACGGCGAAATGCGGCTGCCGGCGAACAGGGGATATAGAGAGAGAGGACATGGAGCTTACCCTGGTTGCGGTCGAAGAAGCGCCGCACGGCGCAGGTGGGTGCGGTGCTGGAACCTGCCGTCGGCCGCCATGAACTCAGGGAGCAATGAATGGCGGGGGAGAGAGGGTGGGTGTCTGGAAGAAGAGAAGTAGAGTGAGGACGTCGTCGTTGTTTATGCGCTGAACTCATTTTCATTATTTCAAAGACCAGCGTTTCCTCTCCACTCCAGTCTGATATATTCCAGTCCACCACAGATCAACTGATTTTCCTCCCGTACGCGTATGTCTGACTGTGTCCCCTCATACGGATGGAATTGCCTCCTTCAtggcgaattttttttaaataatacactttttaatATTAATTCCAGAAATAATATTCGTTTTCAGctaatttcagaaataatacaccgtccGGGTGGGGGAACCCGAATTTACAAAATCGGGTTTGAGGAACCCGAAATTATGAAATCGGGGTTGGCGAACCCGAAAATAAATTTGTTCTGCGCCTTCTGCGCCGTGatggaaaaagaaaaataaaaaatgcaGTAATCGGGGTGGTTGAACCCGATTTATCAAAATCGGGCAAGCTGAACCCGAAACATAGTAGTCGGGCAATTTGAACCCGAGTTCAAAAAATCGGGTTTATTGAACCCGATTTTCTGCCAACCACGAAATTTTCCCGCCTTTTCGCGTTCGCACCGCCGTGTTTCCCTCCCGCCTTTGCCGCCACCCTTCCCGCCACTTCTTCCCGCCACTCCTTCCCGCCATCATCTCCCGCCACTATCTCCCGCTAAATTTTCCCGCCACACTGTCGAATTTTTGCCTATAAAAGCAGGCATCGCTACTCTGGATTGCACAAGTTCTTGTATCTCTATTTTATCCCGTTTGCTCACCCTTAGCCAtcatgagtgtgccttgctctgaCCAGGACTTTAGGCCGGCgaaggcgaaggctgcaagtttgcccccgggtgtgactgcggagcgttgttggtgcggccgtgttgctaaggttaagcaggtggaggatttctccgactggttcggcatgaaatttttcatgtgtgcgagctatgagcatgatccaccccgtagttcagcttcgtcgtccaccaggccgccGGTATGTTTGGACATAATTTTATGTTGGCTTAAATTTGTTTGTGAATTTGATTTAATCTTACTGTTTGTGTTGTAGTCTCCCCCGCCCCTATGcaaatggtttcactggatagacacggagcagccggattgggcgcgcgaggaggttgaggagaaacagcgccgtgcgtgggcaacgttctttgaggaggagcgttgggaaaaggttcgtgctaatgagaaagcagagcgagagaggcagatacagaaactaagggcggaacaagctcgtaaccgagaggtgaatcagaagaggatggatgatgaggctgcacgtaggtttGCAGACGAAGAGGTTCGCAGGGAGGCTCGTGAAGCGGAAAGGaagagactaagggaaagagctgctgaagcgcaagcggcagaagaacgcggcgacaagtctggaaaatggccacggtggacgcagggaaagtagtgtgatgtgtcgtattggctatgtatcttaatttcagttgtatcttaaattccgttgtagtgtcgttgtatcttaaattccgttgtagtgATAAATCCTATTTCTATTTCAGCTGCAATGTATCTTCATTTATGTTTTAGTATTATTGTTTCCCGCCTAATTTTTCCCGCTCACTTTTTTCCCGCCTTTTACCCCCGCCGTAATCTCCCGCCAATTTTTCCCGCTCACTTTTTTCCCGCCTTTTACTCCCGCCCTAATCTCCCGCCAGTTTTTCCCGCTCACCTTTTCCCGCCGAAAGTCGTCCCTTCTAGCCTATAAAAACCCCCCAGTGTTTCCTTCTGTTTCAGTGTATTCTCTCAGGAAGATGGATCCCCCATATAAGAATCCCCCCCATCTTTTCACCGAATCCATGGCCAAACCTCTTCTAGACGAGGCCCGCAAAGTGATGAGGGAGAGTAAGGTAGACACATTTGAGGAGTTCATCAGTAGCGACGCCTTGCTCCGTAAGGTGGGTAGGGAGTTTGAGAAATATTCTTATGGGTGGCCATTGAAGAAGATGCCTGCTCGCAGCCCACGGGAGATAAGGTGtgagcttatcaggttgaatgagaaGTGGAAGTCACTAACTTGGAAGAATGAACGAGATAGGGAAAGAGATTACAACTTTCCATGGCTGTGGACGGTTGAGAGTGAGGACGACGATGATATCTTTGAGCCTAGCAGCAAGGCGAAGAAAGCTGCATtgtcgaagggcaagagtgccaaGTCCTCAAAGGGGAAGAGTGCTGCACCACCGgtcgtcgactcggacgacgacttcgagcctaGCACGAAGGCGAAGAAGGCTGCATCGTCAAAGGGCAAGAGTGACAAGtcctcgaagggcaagagtgctgcaccgccggtcgtcgactcggacgacgacttcgagcctagcaccaaggccatgaaagctgcatcgtcgaagggcaaggGAAAGGGTGTGCTGCGTTCTTAGTGTTTTAGTTATCAGTAATCATGGATCTTGTAGTATGTTGTAGCGATGGTGTACCATTTAATATGTTAGCAGAGAGTTATGTTGTAGTAGTAAGTTGTATCTTAATTATCGCTTGAAGTTCAATATGAAATGTTTGTTAAATAGAAATAGTAGTCATACATGGCGCATACAAATAGTAGTCATACATGGTGCATACAAATAGTAGTCATACATGGTGCATACAAATAGTACTCATACATGGTGCATACAAATAGTACTCATCTCACTGACCACGGCCCCTCCCTCCACCTCGCCTCGGTGGTGGTCGAGCCTGAAAAGGTGACGGCGAGTACATACGAACAGGTGGCTGGCGATGTCGGGGAGGAAGCATGTACCCCTGCTCGTGCTGACTGTACTGCGTGGGATCTGGAGGTGGAGTTTGCTGTTGACTTGAAATCCAGTCTTGATAGCTCTGCTGTGTTTCGTCCTGATCGTGAGCACTGGACCAGAAGGATCGTGATCCGGACCCCGTCGACATATGTCCCTCACCTTTGATTAGATAAAAAAACCTTTAGTCGATCATGAGGAAATTCACACATGGTGCACAATTAATATGGATAGTGATGAATTGCGTACCCTCTGGCTCATCCATACGGGGACGCCACCCGAAGTTAGGCATGGGAAATTGCTGCTCCATGCCGAAACCGGCACGCTGCCAATACTCGTAAGTAGGCTCCTGCTGCTGCTGGTTTTGCCACCCAGAACCGCCTGCCTGGTTAGGAGATGGTGGCCTCGGGCTCGGCGGTACCTCCATACGTGCTCCATGTGTGTCATGCAGCAAAGACCACCTTTCTAATGGCtcgtgctctatccactctgCAAAATTTTTAATCCGTCGTCCAGGCCTCCTTCTAGTATTGGGTGGGTCAAATCCAGGCAGGTCACATAGCCCAATAGGATCTGGCTCGGGGCCTACTGGAACCTGTGTACCCTGTGCCACAGCTGCTGCATGAGCTGCTACTAATGCAGCTCGGGCGGCTAACCTGTCCCGCACATGGTCCTTAGTGAACTCATCCAGCTTGCCGCGGAGAAAAGTGTACTTGCATTCTTGATTCTGCTTGCACAACTTCTTGAACAGATTCATAAGACCCTTGCTCCTAAACTGCGAGAAGAAATTGGCCCCCAGGTGGCGCATGCACCACCTACTCTGCATATCCTGCCATGGCGTCTCTTCATCAGGTCCGGCTTCTACCAGAGTCTTGATAGCCGCAAGTATACCTGCATGCCTGTCATGTAGCACGCACACATTTTCGCGATCTTTCACTATCGATTTTTTTAACTGCCTGaagaaccataaccagctagCAGTGTTCTCGCTCTCAACAAATGCAAATGCGAGAGGCACACATCGATTGTTGCCATCCACTCCAATTGCTGTCAGAATCTGTCCCTTGTACCTCCCAGTTAGAAAAGTTCCATCTACACACATCACCGGACGACAGTGCATGAAAGCCTCGATGCATATGCTGAATGCGAAAAACACCCTGTGCAGAACCCTGACATTAGGGAACTCTGGTATCACAAAGTCTTGTATGTCCACATGGGTGCCCGGATTCCGGTCCTTCAATGTCTGCAGGAGACGGACGACACCGTCATAAGCATCATAGAAGGTCCCGAATCTGTTCTCCAGTGCCGTCTGTTTAGCCCTCCATGCCTTGCCATATTCAATTACATACTTATATTGAAGGTGAACTCTTCTCTGGATGGCTTTAACCCCCATTGCTGTATTCTCTACAATCTCCTTGTAGAACAGGCGAGCAATAAGAGTGGATGTAAGGTTTCGGTGATCCTTCAACATACTCTTAAGGACACATGTGTGCGGCACGAAGTCGCTCACCACCCATGTTGTGTCATACTTCGGACAGTACCCATGCACCCTTGATGGACATCTAGCATCGCTGCAGACCACTGTCAAGAATTTCTGACTTGAAACGGTGGTTCTGAATACCCTTTGCGTGTTCATTGCCCACTGAGTGATTGCTTCCTGCAGATGTCTCTTGTCAGCATATCTAGCACCAACTGAGATGGTGTTCATGCTGTACTCCCAGGCAGAATCGTGCCGATCATCGACTATCATTGCCTCCGACAAATCATGGTTCCAAGAAGAGGGGATCGGATCCGCCTCTTCGTTATCATCTGAAGTATCGGATCCACCGGATTCATCTGAGTCAACCTCATTGTCCACtccatcctcgtcttcctcgtccatcatgttctgcatctcttcttcttcttcgtccacgCTTTCAAGCTCAACAGTATCGTCATGACCACCTGCTGCATGGCTACTCTGCCCGGATTGGAAACTGCTGCCGGACATCGAACTTTGATCGCTGGCCTGGATGGAACGCACCCTCGCCTTCTTGGAAATTCACCACCTTCGCCTCGGGAAGCATTAAGGCGATGGGGTGAGTTCCCCTGCGCTCGCACGCTTCCAACCAGTGCACCCACTGAGAGGTCCGCTCAATCGGCTTCAACCGCCAGAAAATCTGGGTACTGGAGCTGCTCCACAAAGCATGCACACCAACAGTGTATGCTTCGGGATTAAGCCCGAAATTCACGGTCAACCACTCCTTCAACTGACTAACTCGCCATGTTTTTGGGTTTGTCAGATGCAACTCCTCATACTGAAACTCGCTCAGATCAGCTCCCATCGGAGTTGTTCGGACCGTGCCATGACCGAAGTATACAACGATTTTTAATCTATCTGACATATCTGCTCACCTATACAAATTACAGACTCGTCAAAAAAATCTAGCACCTacactctaaaataaataaaaatctagCACCTACAGTCCTAAATATATACTTTCTACCGGTACATATTTCAGTAAATAATCTGTGAAGCTAACGAACGCAACATGCATTATGATTAGACCATCTAATATCAGGAattagggtttacccttgaaGCGTGTCAAACACCTCGGTTAGCAGGTCCGCTCCTCCACCTCGCAGCAGCTGTACCACCAAGCAGCAgctgcagcagcaccaccaccaactccaccaccaccaccaccaccaccaaaacgcTCCCAAATCTAACCCATCTATAGATCAGGTGATTCTACAGCACTTGGTGGTGAAATAACAACAAAATGTAGGATAAATCGCAGCTAAATGGGAGAAAACAGAGGTGGAAGAGCTGAGAGAATGAGAGAGTGAGAGGAGCTGCTGTGAGGAAGaactgaggaggaagaagagcacCGTCGCGCCGGTCGATTTTATGCTGTGGAATTTCGGGGTGGAGAAACCCGAACTGGCCTTGTCGGGTTCAACGACACCGATTCCTCCACCTCGGGATTCTGCGACCCGACATCTCTGCCGGTGGCAGGCCGACCGGCCGACACTGCTTTTCTCGGGATTCCGTCGCCCGACTAAAGCTACTCGGGTTCCCTGACTCCGAAACGGCGTCGCACGGCCTGGCAGGGATAAGATTCCCCTCGTTTCGGGgtcctgtgccccgattttaCAAATTCGGGTTCAACCACCCCGAcagtgtattatttctgaaattagCTGAAAACGAATATTATTTCTGGAATTAATattaaaaagtgtattatttaaaaaaaattcgctcCTTCATGTGCCTATTTGATAAATCATTTTCCTATTTCTGCAGGAATATCATTTAAAGATCACAGTTTATAAAGTTTGACAAAAAAAAAATATAATGCGTATGCTGAGCGCTTTACAGCATCAATTAGAATAGAAAATTTTTGTGGGACTATTGTGGAGGGGAATTTCCCAGTTAAATCCTACATGAAATTTCCTCAAGTAGCGTTTGACTcacaagagaaaaaaaaaaggatcATAACATGAGGTTTGAGTGGATGGAAATTTTCctccaaaacacattgcaatgctATCCTATAAGAAAAATTCATAGGCATTCCGAAGGATTCTAACCCGGCGAATCAAACGATAGAGGCAGGAAAATTTCTTAAGAATGGATATCCTACAAAATTCTCATGACATTATTTTGAATCAAACGAGCCCTTAAGCTGTAGTTACTATATAGTGGGCACACCCGGTGTTGACTACCAGAGCCTACAACTTTTTTTTCCATCCAACTAGTTCAGTACTACCTCACATCAGACCCAAGAATTGCCAAAGTAACTGCACGCGTCACTATATAGGTATGGTAGTTAATAATGCTAGCTGGGTAAAGATAGTTTTGCAGCGACAACACCGGTACAACACATGACAACCTCAGAAATCAGAACCTGATACAAATTCTCCTTTGGACATCGGCAGCGAATGGTAGTTAATAGTGCTAGCTGGGTAAAGATATTTTTGCAGCGACAACAGCGGTACAACACATGACAACCTCAGAAATCAGAACCTGATA
It includes:
- the LOC127348204 gene encoding uncharacterized protein; translated protein: MSVPCSDQDFRPAKAKAASLPPGVTAERCWCGRVAKVKQVEDFSDWFGMKFFMCASYEHDPPRSSASSSTRPPSPPPLCKWFHWIDTEQPDWAREEVEEKQRRAWATFFEEERWEKVRANEKAERERQIQKLRAEQARNREVNQKRMDDEAARRFADEEVRREAREAERKRLRERAAEAQAAEERGDKSGKWPRWTQGK